In Apium graveolens cultivar Ventura chromosome 10, ASM990537v1, whole genome shotgun sequence, the following are encoded in one genomic region:
- the LOC141693286 gene encoding two-component response regulator ARR9-like isoform X1, whose product MYLLSTMGLTTTKSEFHVLAVDDSSVDRKLIEMLLKTASYQVTTVDSGSKALEFLGFCEDVESNSNDSSISPIIQQEVEVNLIITDYCMPEMTGYDLLKKIKESSSFRDIPVVIMSSENVPSRISRCLEEGAEEFFLKPVRLADVNKLKPHMMKTKNRDCQKAEEEVSSKEKIASVEVESSDQSQAEDGNNNKRKTTEVEEELSQDRTRRRYNGLEVI is encoded by the exons ATGTATCTATTATCTACAATGGGACTGACCACAACTAAGTCTGAGTTTCATGTATTGGCTGTTGATGATAGCAGTGTAGATAGAAAACTCATTGAGATGCTTCTCAAAACTGCTTCTTATCAAG TTACAACAGTTGATTCTGGGAGCAAAGCTTTGGAGTTTCTGGGTTTTTGTGAAGATGTGGAAAGCAactcaaatgattcatctataTCTCCAATTATTCAGCAG GAGGTGGAAGTGAATCTAATAATTACAGACTACTGTATGCCAGAAATGACAGGTTATGATTTGCTCAAGAAAATTAAG GAATCTTCATCTTTTAGAGACATACCAGTAGTGATTATGTCCTCTGAAAATGTTCCTTCAAGAATCAGCAG ATGTTTAGAAGAAGGAGCTGAAGAATTTTTCCTTAAACCAGTGAGATTAGCGGATGTGAATAAGCTAAAACCTCATATGATGAAAACCAAAAACAGAGATTGCCAAAAGGCAGAAGAAGAAGTATCATCAAAGGAAAAAATAGCATCAGTAGAGGTCGAGTCTTCTGATCAATCTCAAGCAGAAGACGGTAATAACAACAAGAGAAAGACTACGGAAGTGGAAGAAGAACTTTCACAAGATAGAACCAGGCGGAGATACAATGGCCTGGAAGTGATCTAA
- the LOC141693286 gene encoding two-component response regulator ARR9-like isoform X2 has translation MLLKTASYQVTTVDSGSKALEFLGFCEDVESNSNDSSISPIIQQEVEVNLIITDYCMPEMTGYDLLKKIKESSSFRDIPVVIMSSENVPSRISRCLEEGAEEFFLKPVRLADVNKLKPHMMKTKNRDCQKAEEEVSSKEKIASVEVESSDQSQAEDGNNNKRKTTEVEEELSQDRTRRRYNGLEVI, from the exons ATGCTTCTCAAAACTGCTTCTTATCAAG TTACAACAGTTGATTCTGGGAGCAAAGCTTTGGAGTTTCTGGGTTTTTGTGAAGATGTGGAAAGCAactcaaatgattcatctataTCTCCAATTATTCAGCAG GAGGTGGAAGTGAATCTAATAATTACAGACTACTGTATGCCAGAAATGACAGGTTATGATTTGCTCAAGAAAATTAAG GAATCTTCATCTTTTAGAGACATACCAGTAGTGATTATGTCCTCTGAAAATGTTCCTTCAAGAATCAGCAG ATGTTTAGAAGAAGGAGCTGAAGAATTTTTCCTTAAACCAGTGAGATTAGCGGATGTGAATAAGCTAAAACCTCATATGATGAAAACCAAAAACAGAGATTGCCAAAAGGCAGAAGAAGAAGTATCATCAAAGGAAAAAATAGCATCAGTAGAGGTCGAGTCTTCTGATCAATCTCAAGCAGAAGACGGTAATAACAACAAGAGAAAGACTACGGAAGTGGAAGAAGAACTTTCACAAGATAGAACCAGGCGGAGATACAATGGCCTGGAAGTGATCTAA
- the LOC141691883 gene encoding uncharacterized protein LOC141691883: protein MSLILRVTKRRPEQEVSGLDPRMPRSFEEIKRHLMNPPVLSEAKPGEPLSLYIAAGPKAVSSALVREEGGMQSPIYYVSQVLKDTETRYPNLEKFALALVHFSRKLRQYFQGREIRVVTDQQLRKIIHKPGASGRLVNWAIELGQFNINFVPQTAIKAQALAEFVMECTFPEPQPLASHEIAQKEANPGTDCWKLYIDGTSTAERSGAGLILIIPEGFTIQEAITFIFKATNNQAEYEAFISGLKLAKSLGISKMIIYIDSQIVVKQTSGEYIVKDPTLAQYQAMVRNILEATPDITILQINREENSKADELSKLVQNTSDLASSVYFEELKAPSTERAEVLYIGSSDNWTTPYIAYLRDGTLPEDQYKARYLKHKAARFFLEDGKWTVEVTNRTILRGLEKRLEESKKTWPDELPKVLQSYGTTPKTGTNETPFKLAYGTEARIPVETGSPSHRFINFDEISNIEGLKTKLELLDEVRDKAVKRMESYKEKTKLYFAKKAKTREYKAGDLVLQHTEASDPTNQGKLQPNWESPYMVKEGLRPETYKLSYLGGTEVPNTWPGARLRKLYQ, encoded by the exons ATGTCTCTCATTCTTCGAGTTACTAAAAGGCGCCCGGAACAAGAAGTTAGTGGATTGGACCCCAGAATGCCACGCAGCTTTGAAGAAATCAAGAGGCACCTGATGAACCCCCCGGTGCTATCAGAAGCCAAGCCCGGCGAGCCTTTATCCCTCTACATCGCCGCCGGCCCCAAGGCTGTCTCTTCGGCCCTAGTCCGGGAGGAAGGAGGAATGCAAAGCCCCATCTACTATGTCAGCCAAGTCCTCAAGGACACCGAGACTCGGTACCCAAACTTGGAAAAATTCGCCTTGGCCCTCGTACACTTCAGCAGGAAGCTGAGGCAGTACTTTCAAGGCCGAGAAATTAGGGTGGTCACAGATCAGCAGCTCAGGAAGATCATCCACAAGCCAGGCGCCTCCGGAAGGCTAGTTAACTGGGCCATTGAATTAGGCCAATTTAACATCAACTTTGTGCCACAGACGGCGATAAAGGCCCAGGCCTTAGCGGAATTCGTTATGGAATGCACCTTCCCAGAGCCGCAACCACTCGCTTCCCACGAGATAGCCCAGAAAGAGGCCAACCCAGGAACAGATTGCTGGAAGCTCTATATTGACGGAACATCCACGGCCGAAAGGTCCGGAGCGGGCCTCATCCTAATTATCCCGGAGGGCTTTACCATTCAAGAGGCAATAACTTTTATCTTCAAGGCAACGAACAATCAGGCTGAATATGAGGCATTCATCTCCGGGCTCAAATTGGCAAAATCTCTTGGTATTTCAAAGATGATCATCTACATTGATTCTCAAATTGTGGTCAAGCAAACCAGTGGAGAATATATTGTGAAAGATCCAACATTGGCACAATACCAGGCAATGGTGCGGAATATCCTGGAAGCCACCCCCGACATCACCATACTCCAGATCAACAGAGAAGAGAACTCCAAAGCAGATGAGCTGTCCAAGCTCGTACAAAATACTTCGGATCTCGCTAGTTCGGTGTACTTCGAAGAACTCAAAGCACCCAGCACAGAGCGAGCTGAGGTCCTGTACATCGGGAGCTCAGACAATTGGACGACCCCCTATATAGCTTACTTAAGGGACGGGACGCTCCCGGAAGACCAGTACAAGGCCAGATACTTAAAGCACAAAGCTGCTCGTTTCTTCCTGGAAGACG GGAAATGGACAGTCGAAGTAACTAACAGAACCATACTCCGGGGCCTGGAAAAAAGACTAGAAGAGTCCAAGAAAACTTGGCCTGATGAGCTTCCGAAAGTCCTGCAGTCCTACGGAACCACCCCCAAGACTGGAACCAATGAAACCCCCTTCAAGCTTGCATACGGCACCGAAGCTCGCATACCAGTCGAAACCGGGTCCCCCTCCCACAGGTTCATCAACTTCGACGAGATCTCAAACATCGAAGGACTCAAGACCAAGCTGGAGCTCCTAGATGAAGTAAGAGACAAGGCAGTAAAAAGGATGGAAAGCTACAAAGAAAAGACAAAGCTCTATTTCGCGAAGAAGGCAAAAACCAGAGAGTATAAAGCGGGAGACTTGGTACTCCAGCACACCGAGGCCTCGGACCCGACCAATCAAGGAAAACTGCAACCCAACTGGGAAAGCCCCTATATGGTTAAGGAAGGGCTCCGCCCAGAAACCTACAAGCTAAGCTATCTCGGCGGAACCGAAGTCCCAAACACTTGGCCCGGGGCCCGCCTAAGGAAATTGTACCAGTAA
- the LOC141693287 gene encoding flotillin-like protein 4, with amino-acid sequence MYKVARASEYLVITGVGITDIKIAKKAWILPGQSCTVFDVSPVNYTFEVQAMSAEKLPFVLPAVFTIGPRLDDDNSLLLYAKLISPHDKLSHHVKELVQGIIEGETRVLAASMTMEEVFRGTKEFKQEVFAKVQLELNQFGLLIYNANVKQLVDVPGHEYFSYLGQKTQMEAANQAKVDVAEARMKGEVGSKLREGQTLQNAAKIDAETKIISTQRQGQGRKEEIRVRTEVKVFENEREAEVAQANAELAKRKAGWAKEAQVAEVEAEKAVALREAELQKEVEILNALTQTEKLKAEFLSKASVEYETKVQEANWELYKKQKEAEAILYQKEKEAEAQKAIADATFYARQQVADGELYAKRKEAEGLMALAQAQGTYISTLLKAVGGNYSALRDYLMINGGMYQEIAKINGEAVRGLQPKISIWSNGENGGDGNSMKEIAGVYKMLPPLFKTVHEQTGMLPPAWMGTLSKDS; translated from the exons ATGTATAAAGTTGCTAGGGCATCAGAGTACTTGGTAATTACCGGGGTTGGTATCACCGACATTAAAATAGCAAAAAAAGCATGGATTCTTCCTGGACAATCCTGCACCGTCTTCGATGTCTCTCCTGTAAACTATACCTTTGAAGTCCAGGCCATGAGCGCCGAAAAGCTCCCCTTTGTCCTTCCTGCTGTATTCACCATAGGCCCACGCCTGGACGATGATAACAGCCTTCTTTTGTACGCCAAGCTGATTTCTCCCCATGACAAGCTCTCACATCATGTAAAAGAGCTTGTGCAAGGCATAATTGAAGGCGAAACTCgtgtccttgcagcttcaatgacaATGGAAGAGGTTTTTAGAGGTACTAAAGAGTTCAAACAAGAGGTGTTTGCAAAAGTACAACTTGAACTCAATCAGTTCGGTCTCTTAATCTACAATGCAAATGTCAAACAATTGGTTGATGTTCCTGGACATGAGTATTTTTCGTATTTGGGACAGAAAACACAAATGGAGGCAGCAAATCAAGCAAAAGTTGACGTGGCGGAAGCCAGAATGAAAGGAGAGGTTGGATCAAAGTTAAGAGAAGGACAAACGCTTCAAAATGCAGCTAAGATTGATGCAGAGACAAAGATTATATCAACGCAAAGGCAAGGGCAGGGGAGGAAGGAGGAGATAAGAGTGAGGACTGAGGTGAAGGTGTTTGAGAATGAGAGGGAGGCTGAGGTGGCGCAGGCAAATGCTGAGCTGGCAAAGCGAAAGGCGGGTTGGGCAAAGGAGGCACAGGTTGCTGAGGTGGAAGCAGAGAAGGCGGTGGCGCTAAGGGAGGCAGAGTTGCAGAAAGAAGTGGAGATATTGAATGCATTAACTCAGACGGAGAAGCTCAAGGCTGAGTTCTTAAGCAAGGCCAGTGTGGAGTATGAGACCAAG GTCCAAGAAGCAAACTGGGAGCTGTACAAGAAACAAAAAGAGGCAGAAGCAATTCTATACCAAAAggaaaaagaagcagaagctcaAAAAGCCATAGCCGACGCAACATTTTATGCACGGCAACAAGTAGCCGATGGGGAATTATACGCAAAACGAAAAGAAGCAGAAGGACTGATGGCACTCGCACAAGCACAGGGCACATACATAAGCACCCTTCTGAAAGCTGTGGGGGGTAATTACAGTGCATTAAGAGATTACTTGATGATTAATGGAGGAATGTATCAAGAAATCGCGAAGATAAATGGGGAAGCAGTGAGAGGATTGCAGCCAAAGATTAGTATTTGGTCTAATGGAGAAAATGGTGGAGATGGAAACAGCATGAAAGAGATTGCAGGAGTTTATAAGATGTTGCCACCTTTGTTTAAGACAGTGCATGAACAAACTGGCATGTTGCCACCAGCGTGGATGGGCACTTTGAGTAAGGACTCCTGA